The Rudaeicoccus suwonensis DNA window TTGACCGGTCAGGATCCGCAGCGCATCCAGCCGTGCACCAGTGATGAGTTTCCGAGTGTCGTGGCGCGGCCGAAGTTCAGTTGCCTTGTGGCAGAGGCGAACCCGGCTCTCGGAATTGCGCCGTGGCAAGAGCGGCTGGCGGCATACCTGGCGACGCAGTGAGGCACCGACGACGTAAGGTGACGCCTCCGCAGCCCGGTGCCGATCCTCAGTTGTCGAGCTGCAACCAGTGCTGCCAGCCGGCATGCAGCACCAGCCAGGCGATGAGCCCGTAGCCCGCCTGGCCCGGGTGCATGCCGTCGCCGGCGGCCAGATCGGAGTGCCACTGATCGTGGCCGAGCAGCGGGCGGAAGCAGTCGACATAGGTCACACCGCGCCGGGCGCAGACATCGGCCTGGGCATCGACCAGCACCTGCAGTCGCTCGTTGGTCTCGGCGTCGATGGTGGGCGCAGGTCCCACGACGAAGGTCGCGATCGCCGAACTCGAGGCGTCGTCGAGGATGTTGGCGAGGTTGAGCCGGGAGCGAGCGGTCGTCATGCCCTGTGCGATGTCGCTCAGGCCGAAGGACACCACCAGACGGCGCTCGTTGCAGGACGTCCACCGAACCTCGCACTCGCGCTGCCAACGGCCGAGCACGTCGGTCGAACTCTGACCGCGGACTCCGAGGTTGTAGGTCGCGAGGTCGACGCCGGCGTGTGGCGTGCGAGCGACCACCCGTGACACCCAGCCGAGGGCCTTGGGGTCACCCAGACCGGCGACGTAAGAGTCACCCACGAAGCACACGCCGACGCGGCGCTCGCCCTCGGCGACCTGGAAGTTGGCGCTCGGGTTGAAATCGGGCTCAGTGCCGTCGTGCGAATAACTCACGTGGGTCATTCTCACTCATCCTCGTCGTCCAGCCGGGCAAGCCAGGTCGCGAGTCGCTCCACCGGCACCTCGAAGTCGGGGTTGAGATCGACGAAGGTCTGCAACTGGTCGGCCAGCCACTGGAAGCTGACCTCCTCATCACCGCGTCGCGCGGCCAACTCCTCCAGGCCTCGGTCCGTGAAATACATCGGGTCACCTCTTTCGGGGGTCGGTGTGCTGGTACGACGAACCGCCCGGCACCAGGCCGGGCGGCTCGTCATACCAGTCGGCAGCGGATCAGGAATCGATCCACGTGCCGTGGATCAGCGGTCGAACGCCCGAGCCATCAGATCGGCGTTCTGCGCCTGGTGACGCTTGCTCGAGCCGGTCGCAGGTGCGGCGGCCGCCGGACGGCACACGACCCGCAACGGCCGCTGCTCACCCTGCTCGGACAGCAGTTCGGGCAGGTTGAGCGCCATGAACGGCCATGCACCTTGGTTCTTGGGCTCG harbors:
- a CDS encoding GDSL-type esterase/lipase family protein — encoded protein: MTHVSYSHDGTEPDFNPSANFQVAEGERRVGVCFVGDSYVAGLGDPKALGWVSRVVARTPHAGVDLATYNLGVRGQSSTDVLGRWQRECEVRWTSCNERRLVVSFGLSDIAQGMTTARSRLNLANILDDASSSAIATFVVGPAPTIDAETNERLQVLVDAQADVCARRGVTYVDCFRPLLGHDQWHSDLAAGDGMHPGQAGYGLIAWLVLHAGWQHWLQLDN
- a CDS encoding DUF6104 family protein encodes the protein MYFTDRGLEELAARRGDEEVSFQWLADQLQTFVDLNPDFEVPVERLATWLARLDDEDE